The genomic region ATTAACAGCATCGTTTCCGTCAAGAAGTCTTTAACTTGATAAGAATTCAACCTGTAGCAACCCGTACTCTTTTTTCTGCCAGCCCTTACCCGGGGTCGTTCAATCTCAATCCCCATTTGCTCCAATTCCCTCAAATAGCGGTAAACCTGCCGTTTACTAACCCCACAAATATCAACTAATTGTTGTAAAGTTATTCCTCCCACCGAAGTGCTGTCCTTTAATGCCTGTAAAAGTCTGGCCAGGTTTCGTGCATGATTATGCTTCATGACATCACTTCCCCCGTGGAAACCATTGATCAATCACTAACAAAAAACCAACGTTATTAGTGGTCAACTGCCAATAATAACGTTGGTTTACTTAAACACCAAGACTTTGCTCCGTATTTAGTCTACCAACAGTAACAGATATTTGCCATCCGCCATCTTTAAAAGTTGGCCGGATGAAAGTGGTTTTGTACCAATTCATTAAGACAAGTAGAAAAAGTATAGATAAATGGTTGATATTATAATGGACACCAGCATTAAAGGAAAGGCTACTTTCATAAAACCGACAAATGTCCATTTGTAGCCTCTCTTTTCGGCCATTCCAGCCACCACCACGTTTGCTGATGCCCCGATAATGGTACCGTTACCACCCAGGCAAGCCCCCAGTGATAGGGCCCACCACAGTGGGTTCAGATCATGAATGCCTCCTAATCTACCCATATCTTGAATTAAAGGAATCATGGTGGCTACAAAGGGAATATTGTCAACAAAAGCTGAGGCAATGGCCGATAACCACAAAATCAGCATACCGGTTGGTAGCATCTTACCTCCGGTGAGTTTCAAAGATTCTTTAGCAATCCATTCAATAACCCCAACTTGTTCCAAAGCCCCTACCAAAATAAATAACCCAACAAAGAAGAAAATTACCGGCCATTCCACCGCTGCCAGGGCATGTTCCGGTTCATCCCGAGTAATCAATAATAACAGAGCGGCTCCACCCAGGGCAATGGTGGCTGACTCCAGATGTACATACTGGTGAATTAGAAATCCCCCAATGGTTAATGCAATAACAAATAATGATTTCTTTAATAGAACGTGATCCTTAATTTCATCATCCGGGTTAAGATTCATAATGTTCTGCTTGAGTTCTTCTTTTACCACCAATTGTTTACGATAAATAAACCTCAGTAACAATACAGTGACAGCCATGATAACAATAATTACCGGTGTCAGATTGATTACAAAATCCATAAATCCGAGGCCGGTGGCAGAACCAATCATAATGTTTGGGGGATCACCGATTAAGGTAGCAGTACCACCGATATTAGAAGCCAGTACCTCAGCCAACAAGATGGGCGTGGGGTTAATTTCCAGTGACTTGGCAATGGAGAAAGTAACCGGGACAATCAGTAAAACTGTGGTTACATTATCCAAAAACGCAGATAAAGTTGCTGTAATAATAGCCAGGGAAATCATAATAGCTATAGGTTCGCCCTTACTTTGTTTGGCCGCCCTTACCGCTAAATACTCAAAAATTCCCGAATTTCTGGCGATACCCACAATAATCATCATTCCCACCAGTAAGCCAATGGTATTAAAATCAATGGCTTCAACAGCCTTTTCTTGGCTGAGAATTCCTCCTACAATAACTAACATGGCCCCTAATAAGGCAATAATTGTTCGGTGAATCTTTTCCGAGATGATAATAGCATAAGTTGCTAAAAAAATTGCTGTGGCAAATATTACTTGGCCGTTTGCTTCCACATGCATCCCCTCTCACATTAAAATGATTATCTATCGTTGAAATTTATGATACACCTGGTTTTAACGCCAGGTGTATCATAAACAGAATATTAATGTATTAGAGGTGTCAAACCAATCAAGGGCCAGAAGGTGAAGGTCATGATTACCAGGATCCCCATGATCATAGCACTGGCAGGAATACCGGTCATAAAGAATTCCCCGGTGGTAAATTGTTTAGATTCATAGGCCATAGCGTTGGGGGCAGCCCCGATCAAGAGTAGGAAGGGCATGCCGGCCATGGCTGTGGCACCGTACAGTATCAGTTCCGGGTTAACCCCAAGGTATTTAGCAATTACCAGCGCCACCGGCAATGTAATGGCAATAGCTGCCACATTCATGATGAAGTTGGTCATAATCAGCACCAGGAAGCAGATACCCAGTACAAATACCAGCCAGTGAGCATTAACCAACAGACCCAGCCACTTAATGGCAATCCATTGGGCCGCCCCTGTTTGCCACAGGCAGAAACCGATACTCATGGCACCGGAGAATAACAGCACGATGTTCCACGGTACTTTTTTCTCCAGATCTTCCACCGTGAGAATATTCGATAAGAAAAACAATAATCCTGCAGCCAATAATGGAACAGAGCGATCCATGGGTTTTAAGGCGGGCACAACAGCCTGCATTACCAGCATAGCCAACGCGCAGAATACTACCACGCCCACAAAGATTTCTTGTTTAGTAACAGGACCTAACTTAGCATATTCTGCTCTGGCCTTTTCCCGTAAGCCGGGAATTTTAGTTTTTTCCGGCTTATATATAATCATTAATAAGGCCCAAATTAAGAAAACTGTGATCCACCCAAAGGGGGCCATGTGTAAAGAGAAATCAATAAAAGAAACATCTACACCGGTAAACTCCTTATAAAAACCTACGGCAGCTGGGTTACGAGCACCACCTAACAAGGTACAGATACTACCGGCACCAGCGGTATAAGCCATACCGATGAATAACGCCTTACCAAACTTGGTGGGTTTACCGTCTTGACCTTCACCGTACAAAGCCAAGATAGCAACCAGAATCGGAAACATGGTGGCAGCTACCGCTGTATGTGCCATAATATGTGTCAGTAGAGCAGTAATTATAAACACACCTAATAAAATCTTCCTGGTATCTTCACCCACCACATCTAACATTTTATGGTTCATTGTAAAATTAAATGCAACAGGTAAAATACAGCAAAAAAATAAACAACCATAGTGAGAAATCATGTATGATTTAGGTGTCTAATCCAAACATACAGGAGGTTCTCAACTATGGCTGTTACATTTAAGTCTACCACATCTGTACGTTCTTTTAAACACCTAAGTGTCTTTGAAAGAGGACAAATAGCTGCGCTGTTAAAAGAGGGTAAGAGCCAACGTTACATAGCTAAAAAATTAGGCCGCTCACCAAGCACAATTAGCCGGGAGATTAAAAGAGGAACTACAACCCAAAGGCGCTCTGACTTGTCAACTTATGAAAAATATTTTCCGGAAACCGGGCAGGCGGTTTACGAAAAAAATCGTATGAACTGTGGGGCAAAGTGCAAGGTGGCCCAGGTTGAAGGTTTTCTAAAATTTGCAGAAAACAAGATACTACGTGATAAATGGTCCCCGGATGTAGTTGTCGGTGCATGCAAAAAAGATCCCAATTGGCAAAATACTGCAATTGTTTGCACGAAAACCTTATATAACTACATCGATCAAGGGTTACTGGCTGTTCGTAATATCGATTTAACCCTCAAAACGAGATTAAAGCCAAAGAGGAAGGGATTACGTCCAAACAAACGAATAATGGGACAAAGTATCGACTGTCGACCGGCAGAAGTGCAACAACGCCAGACTTTTGGGCATTGGGAAATTGATACGGTAATAGGTAAAAGAGCAAATGATTCAGTCATTCTAACCCTAACTGAACGAAAAACCAGACATGAGCTACTTTTCCTTTAGATGCTAAGGATAGCCAATCTGTTAATAAAGCCCTCTTAAAACTTAAAGATTATTACGGAGAACGAATTTCACAAGTATTTCGGACAATTACCGCTGATAATGGTTCAGAGTTCAGCGAATTGGCCAATACGTTACAACAATGGGGTATTAAAGCATACTTCACTCATCCCTATTCTTCTTGGGAACGTGGAACTAATGAACGCCATAATGGGTTAATACGCCGGTTTGTTCCTAAAGGGAAAGCCATTAAGGATTTTTCAGCGGCCACGATTTACCGCATACAAAATTGGCTAAATAAGCTTCCACGTAAAATATTAGGATATAAGACGCCTGAAGAATGTTTTGCGAAGAGCTGTCCAAAATAGCTTAAGCTCTCTTGAGGGTAGTCAAGTGTAAAGACCTTGTCTTGCCGAGGCAACCCTCCTCTATGCTCGCTCAAAGAAGTAGCGGCTAAAGCAAAAGATCTGCTGTAAACCTAAAATCATAATGAGTTCTCACTAAAAAGTGTTGCATTTAATATTGCAATTTACATCTAACATTTTATACGCGATTCTTTTAGTAATTCCTGCTTTAGTAAAAGCTAAACCAATAAGTAATGATCCTAGAATAAACAATACCGTGGGATCCATAAAGTCACGAAAAGCATCTTTAGCGGGACGAATTAAAAACAATGCTTGAAATACTCCAATAGCAATACTGGTGACACCAATGGGAATTACTTCAAACACCCACCATATGCCAGCTAATAAAAACAAACCAATGGCAGCTTTTCCTTGTTGAGTTAAGGCAAAAGATTTACCCGAGGGATCAACAGCCGGACTAAATTGAGGAGCATAATAAAGTGCTAAAAATAAGACTAACCCCAACAAGATAAAGAAGATTCGTTTAACGTTGGTTTTCATTAAAGTACACCTCTCTTAAGTATTAATTTAAAGGTGCTTACTTATGTTGTACTAACCGCTAACCTCACCATACTTTGTATTGAGGCACCACCACCTTTTCTTGAATAAATAAAAAACCAGCGCTCAATAAGCAGAAAAACTCTGCCCATTGTAACGCTGGTTTACCAAACACCGAGAGTCCCTCCGTGTTAAGCCCACCAGGCTTCTAATTTAACCAACTGATTGAAACCTTAACCGAAACAACAGCCGGCTATTTTTTAAACTTTTTTTCTAAGTCTTGTTCCATAATAAATACTTCAATATGCTCTCCTGTTCTTACACTAATATCACCATGACTACTTTTAACACCAGTGTCGGTTATCTGAGCAATAATTGCCTCAATTCGCTCAATGTAGGTATCTCTAAGCTCTAGCCTTAATTGTTTTACTAAAGCTCTTCCTTTACGAGAGCTACATACATGTTTTTCCTCTTTAGTCAGAACTCCGGTTGACCTGATAATGACCATGTCCTTACAGATCATAACTTTGGCACACTCCGGCCCCCGACCAACTAGTTCCCGTTGGAACTTGATAAACTCATCGCAAATCCGTTTTTCAATTACCGCTTGCGACATTTACAAGCCCCCCTAACCAAGCAAATAGACTTATGACAACTAAGGTGCTTGGTAATTGACAAATTCACTTGTCACTGTGCTATTAATGTAATAAAACCAGAAATTAATGTACAGGACCATATTTAATTGATTTAGTGAATTTTAGCACTAGTTCTTCCAGTATTGCTTTACTACTCATTTTTACATTGGTTTAAATTTTTTGTCACCACAGTAAAGAACAAATTCTTCCTGTGAAAGATTAAAGGGCATAATTAAAACAAATAAAAAACCGGCTTCCCAAAAGCCGGTACTTCTATTAAATTAAATGGCCGTGGGTGCAAGTATTCCTAAACTAAATAAATTCCCCTTGTCTGTTGTTGGTTCCATTTTCCGCACATTGTCTCTACACATGAATTGGTGGCAATTAATTGGAATGATTGCCATATCCGTGACGATCATGTAGTCAATTTGTTTTGGCGTTAATTGTCGTACTTCATTTTCCGCCAACTTTATGGCTTCTCTAATGATTTCGTTAAGACTCTCCCTAATCTGACAATCGTCCCTGCGGGCGCACTTACCACATTTAGAGGTCCCATTCATACCTTCCCCCCCTTTTAAGTATTTATAATTATTGACTAAAAATTAAAAAGACCAACACAGGCTAACGGAATGGTTCCGCTTAGCTTGTGTTGGCCTACCCAATGCCAAGGCATTCTTCGCACCCTGTCTGCCAAACAAAATATTAAAGATTGGTGACTTTTTATTTTGTCTTAAGATACCTGTTGCCAGTAATTTTGTACAGTATCGTTTTTGTTTATTTTTTTAATTTATCTCTAAATTACTACTAATATTGTCTGATATATTAATATTGCTAAGTAGGACAAAAAAGCGGCTAAAATGCCGCTTTAAAATTTACAACATTATTGTTTAGGGATCAAAATTATTAAATCTGTAGTGACAGTATGCGGTTCATTGTAAAATTAAATGCAACAGGTAAAATACAGCAAAAAAATAAACAACCATAGTGAGAAATCATGTATGATTTAGGTGTCTAATCCAAACATACAGGAGGTTCTCAACTATGGCTGTTACATTTAAGTCTACCACATCTGTACGTTCTTTTAAACACCTAAGTGTCTTTGAAAGAGGACAAATAGCTGCGCTGTTAAAAGAGGGTAAGAGCCAACGTTACATAGCTAAAAAATTAGGCCGCTCACCAAGCACAATTAGCCGGGAGATTAAAAGAGGAACTACAACCCAAAGGCGCTCTGACTTGTCAACTTATGAAAAATATTTTCCGGAAACCGGGCAGGCGGTTTACGAAAAAAATCGTATGAACTGTGGGGCAAAGTGCAAGGTGGCCCAGGTTGAAGGTTTTCTAAAATTTGCAGAAAACAAGATACTACGTGATAAATGGTCCCCGGATGTAGTTGTCGGTGCATGCAAAAAAGATCCCAATTGGCAAAATACTGCAATTGTTTGCACGAAAACCTTATATAACTACATCGATCAAGGGTTACTGGCTGTTCGTAATATCGATTTAACCCTCAAAACGAGATTAAAGCCAAAGAGGAAGGGATTACGTCCAAACAAACGAATAATGGGACAAAGTATCGACTGTCGACCGGCAGAAGTGCAACAACGCCAGACTTTTGGGCATTGGGAAATTGATACGGTAATAGGTAAAAGAGCAAATGATTCAGTCATTCTAACCCTAACTGAACGAAAAACCAGACATGAGCTACTTTTCCTTTTAGATGCTAAGGATAGCCAATCTGTTAATAAAGCCCTCTTAAAACTTAAAGATTATTACGGAGAACGAATTTCACAAGTATTTCGGACAATTACCGCTGATAATGGTTCAGAGTTCAGCGAATTGGCCAATACGTTACAACAATGGGGTATTAAAGCATACTTCACTCATCCCTATTCTTCTTGGGAACGTGGAACTAATGAACGCCATAATGGGTTAATACGCCGGTTTGTTCCTAAAGGGAAAGCCATTAAGGATTTTTCAGCGGCCACGATTTACCGCATACAAAATTGGCTAAATAAGCTTCCACGTAAAATATTAGGATATAAGACGCCTGAAGAATGTTTTTGCGAAGAGCTGTCCAAAATAGCTTAAGCTCTCTTGAGGGTAGTCAAGTGTAAAGACCTTGTCTTGCCGAGGCAACCCTCCTCTATGCTCGCTCAAAGAAGTAGCGGCTAAAGCAAAAGATCTGCTGTAAACCTAAAATCATAATGAGTTCTCACTAAAAAGTGTTGCATTTAATATTGCAATTTACAGTAGTGACAGTATGCTATATCATGGACAATTACTTCTTGATCTAATTTTTTATGTGTTGTATAATTATATTTTATTGTCTAAGCCTGAACTGTTCTCTCTTGTACACTGTAATTCACACTTCTTACAAAGGAGCTAGCTTCTTCCAAAGCCTTACCGGAGGAGGCAAATACCTCATCTTCGGACATGAAGATATTTTCCTCACCAATGTGATGAACAATATG from Desulfotomaculum nigrificans DSM 574 harbors:
- a CDS encoding SLC13 family permease translates to MEANGQVIFATAIFLATYAIIISEKIHRTIIALLGAMLVIVGGILSQEKAVEAIDFNTIGLLVGMMIIVGIARNSGIFEYLAVRAAKQSKGEPIAIMISLAIITATLSAFLDNVTTVLLIVPVTFSIAKSLEINPTPILLAEVLASNIGGTATLIGDPPNIMIGSATGLGFMDFVINLTPVIIVIMAVTVLLLRFIYRKQLVVKEELKQNIMNLNPDDEIKDHVLLKKSLFVIALTIGGFLIHQYVHLESATIALGGAALLLLITRDEPEHALAAVEWPVIFFFVGLFILVGALEQVGVIEWIAKESLKLTGGKMLPTGMLILWLSAIASAFVDNIPFVATMIPLIQDMGRLGGIHDLNPLWWALSLGACLGGNGTIIGASANVVVAGMAEKRGYKWTFVGFMKVAFPLMLVSIIISTIYLYFFYLS
- a CDS encoding IS30 family transposase, with amino-acid sequence MAVTFKSTTSVRSFKHLSVFERGQIAALLKEGKSQRYIAKKLGRSPSTISREIKRGTTTQRRSDLSTYEKYFPETGQAVYEKNRMNCGAKCKVAQVEGFLKFAENKILRDKWSPDVVVGACKKDPNWQNTAIVCTKTLYNYIDQGLLAVRNIDLTLKTRLKPKRKGLRPNKRIMGQSIDCRPAEVQQRQTFGHWEIDTVIGKRANDSVILTLTERKTRHELLFLLDAKDSQSVNKALLKLKDYYGERISQVFRTITADNGSEFSELANTLQQWGIKAYFTHPYSSWERGTNERHNGLIRRFVPKGKAIKDFSAATIYRIQNWLNKLPRKILGYKTPEECFCEELSKIA
- a CDS encoding DUF2294 domain-containing protein codes for the protein MSQAVIEKRICDEFIKFQRELVGRGPECAKVMICKDMVIIRSTGVLTKEEKHVCSSRKGRALVKQLRLELRDTYIERIEAIIAQITDTGVKSSHGDISVRTGEHIEVFIMEQDLEKKFKK
- a CDS encoding helix-turn-helix domain-containing protein; the protein is MKHNHARNLARLLQALKDSTSVGGITLQQLVDICGVSKRQVYRYLRELEQMGIEIERPRVRAGRKKSTGCYRLNSYQVKDFLTETMLLMFFNELIINYQQYKKQVLFLKEFIIHFLAMRHGLIYQNGETTSFGDIT